In the genome of Caldisericia bacterium, one region contains:
- a CDS encoding nitroreductase family protein: MEDILNIIVSRRSVRNYKKDKIKEDDILKILEAGRWAPSASNNQPWRFIVINDENQIKKIGDVAKILTINNFVSNSPLIIVIYTEKKHRWVDIDCGMCAQNMMLEAHSLGIGSCFIGAFREKKLKEILNLPEDFYIVGLITFGYPEGDVKKKERIDLNELVKYNYYKKENTKPKFNFKHLFLSIIGKFFKSK; this comes from the coding sequence ATGGAAGATATTTTAAATATTATAGTATCAAGAAGAAGCGTAAGAAATTATAAAAAAGATAAAATAAAAGAAGATGATATTTTAAAAATTTTAGAAGCAGGAAGATGGGCTCCATCAGCAAGTAACAACCAACCATGGAGATTTATAGTAATTAATGATGAAAATCAAATTAAAAAAATAGGAGATGTAGCAAAAATCTTAACTATAAATAATTTCGTTTCTAACTCACCATTAATTATAGTGATTTACACTGAAAAAAAACATAGATGGGTTGACATTGATTGTGGAATGTGTGCTCAAAATATGATGCTTGAAGCACACTCTCTTGGAATCGGAAGTTGCTTTATTGGTGCATTCAGAGAGAAAAAATTAAAAGAAATTTTAAATTTACCAGAAGATTTTTATATAGTTGGTTTAATAACTTTTGGTTATCCTGAAGGAGATGTAAAGAAAAAAGAAAGAATTGACCTAAATGAACTTGTAAAATATAATTATTATAAAAAAGAAAATACTAAACCAAAATTTAATTTTAAGCATTTGTTCTTATCAATAATTGGAAAATTTTTCAAGAGTAAATAG
- a CDS encoding TetR/AcrR family transcriptional regulator, whose protein sequence is MRKKDKIVEEALKLFLEKGFNETSVDEITKNALISKGSFYTYFKSKEELLEIILKELLNNVENRFYKLIEKEKKEPINYLIDFFNFNISLANEYSSYILTILRDVGFSPKKVRENLRDSLLNELKNKIRKFLNLFKNDVDEIDVLILWGVTLSLWGKILFENEEISVEELSKKILRIIGG, encoded by the coding sequence ATGAGAAAAAAGGATAAGATTGTTGAAGAAGCATTAAAACTATTTTTAGAAAAAGGTTTTAATGAAACTAGTGTAGATGAAATTACTAAAAATGCACTTATTTCAAAAGGTAGTTTTTATACATATTTTAAATCTAAAGAGGAACTTTTAGAAATAATTTTAAAAGAACTGTTAAATAATGTTGAGAATAGATTTTATAAACTTATTGAAAAAGAAAAAAAAGAACCAATAAATTATCTTATTGATTTTTTTAATTTTAATATCTCTCTTGCTAATGAATACTCTTCTTATATTTTAACAATCTTAAGAGATGTTGGATTTTCACCTAAAAAGGTTAGAGAGAATTTAAGAGATTCACTTTTAAATGAGTTAAAAAATAAGATAAGAAAATTTTTAAATTTATTTAAAAATGATGTTGATGAAATAGATGTTCTTATCCTCTGGGGAGTAACACTTTCCTTATGGGGAAAGATTTTATTTGAGAATGAGGAAATCAGTGTAGAGGAGTTGAGTAAAAAAATATTAAGAATTATAGGAGGTTGA
- the rgy gene encoding reverse gyrase, with translation MEEKISIIYKGGCPNCGNNISSERLILGLPCDNCLKEEIQKEIICEYINEGKLKDFCELKRNLKEFKEIFKSSINFEPWSLQETWATRFFMNSSFALIAPTGIGKTTFGLVLSKYIFEKNMGKVYLIFPTNLLVNQAKEKLISFGVPEDNIIAYSSKYYKTKKQEDSIKKKIKSSDFKILITTTNFLYKNINIIPKGEYSLIFIDDVDSILKRAKNIDKIIYLFGFQKNDLDKVFQYISLKKTFLKSGFEGKEEIINKYNKLKEEIENIKKKRKGVLIVSSATSNPKSSRVQLFKELFDFEIGKKDIGLRNIVDVYEKGDNIDLYSLSLERIKEFGNGGLVFISGDKTKDELYKYIEYLNKNGIKAISYEDLDKKINAFKRGRIKVVVGFSSFKNPLTRGLDFPEVIRYALFVGVPKIKIYLKFENFKGIYYFLLSLFPIISKNKIISDEDSEKLYKNLKFLESFLYVDENKISKIKIFKIEKIIDEIKELIFKENNLKKLEELKDIEIKREDDIITIFIPDIIGYIQASGRTSRLFPGGLTKGLSYILVDDDILFESLKKKLNWIIEDIEFKKSEEINLKEILNEIDKDREKIKKIKKGEKIQEKIDFKTSLIVVESPNKARTIAYFFGKPLRRKIGDIDAYEISIENKFLIIVATKGHIFDLNKEEGIFGVIKKNGEFIPIFEPIDEDRVKIIESIRKLGIEVNEIYLATDPDTEGEKISFDLFLTLNPINPNSKRIEFHEVTKKAFINSINNMREINYDLVKSQLLRRISDRWIGFTISQYIQKRLNNLNLSAGRVQTPVLEWIVNRFFEREKKLFVVSLELEGEKIEFEFEDKNFGQWFFVNVKRIKIVKEGEEVETTYVRPLTTDTLLSISSNKLKYSPQKTMDLAQDLFEAGLITYHRTDSTRVSDAGLRVAIDYIKENFGEEYIKLRTFEKEGGAHECIRPTRSIDSEELKSFILYSNIQGITDEHIKLYDLIFREFIASQMRETKVKKVIIKYIPICDSKEMPDLGKREKRVFEILENGYNLILPIKLEGFIEGDLKFKNKNYYYKPKYPPYTYATIIQEMKEKGIGRPSTYAITIDKLLKRGYLYEKGGYLYPTQLGIEVINLIKKRKDMYSFVKESFTKELEEVMDKIENKESDYKFELNKLYENLKKENLL, from the coding sequence ATGGAAGAAAAAATTTCAATTATTTACAAGGGTGGTTGCCCTAATTGTGGAAATAATATATCTTCAGAAAGACTAATTTTAGGTCTTCCTTGTGATAATTGTCTTAAAGAAGAAATTCAAAAAGAAATTATATGTGAGTATATTAATGAGGGAAAATTAAAAGATTTTTGTGAATTAAAAAGAAATTTAAAAGAGTTTAAAGAAATTTTTAAGTCTTCAATTAATTTTGAACCTTGGTCTCTTCAAGAAACTTGGGCAACAAGATTTTTTATGAATAGTTCATTTGCATTAATTGCTCCAACTGGAATTGGTAAGACAACATTTGGCCTAGTATTATCAAAATATATTTTTGAAAAAAATATGGGTAAAGTTTATCTTATATTTCCAACAAATTTACTTGTAAATCAAGCGAAAGAAAAACTTATAAGTTTTGGAGTTCCAGAAGATAATATTATTGCATATTCATCGAAATATTATAAAACAAAAAAACAAGAAGATTCAATTAAAAAGAAAATTAAAAGTAGCGATTTTAAAATTTTAATTACAACAACGAATTTTTTATATAAAAATATTAATATAATACCAAAAGGAGAATATAGTTTAATTTTTATCGACGATGTTGATTCAATTTTAAAGAGAGCAAAAAACATTGATAAAATAATTTATCTTTTTGGGTTTCAAAAAAATGACCTAGATAAAGTTTTTCAGTATATTTCTTTAAAGAAAACTTTTTTAAAAAGTGGTTTTGAAGGAAAAGAAGAGATAATTAATAAATATAATAAACTCAAAGAAGAGATTGAGAATATAAAAAAGAAAAGAAAGGGTGTTTTAATTGTCTCTTCTGCAACCTCTAATCCAAAATCATCAAGAGTTCAACTTTTTAAAGAGCTTTTTGATTTTGAAATAGGAAAAAAAGATATAGGGCTGAGAAATATAGTTGATGTTTATGAAAAAGGAGACAACATAGATTTATATTCGTTGAGTTTAGAAAGAATAAAAGAATTTGGAAATGGAGGTCTTGTATTTATTTCAGGAGATAAAACAAAAGATGAGTTATATAAGTATATAGAATATTTAAACAAAAATGGAATAAAAGCTATATCATATGAAGATTTAGATAAAAAGATAAATGCTTTTAAAAGAGGAAGGATAAAGGTAGTAGTAGGATTTTCAAGTTTTAAAAACCCTCTTACAAGAGGGTTAGATTTTCCAGAAGTAATAAGATATGCCCTTTTTGTTGGTGTACCAAAAATAAAAATTTATCTAAAATTTGAAAATTTCAAAGGTATTTATTACTTTTTACTTTCACTATTTCCAATAATTTCTAAAAATAAAATAATTTCAGATGAAGATAGTGAAAAATTATATAAAAATTTAAAATTTCTTGAGTCTTTTTTATATGTTGATGAAAATAAAATTTCGAAAATAAAAATATTTAAAATTGAAAAAATTATTGATGAAATAAAAGAATTGATTTTTAAAGAGAATAATTTAAAAAAGTTAGAAGAATTAAAAGATATTGAAATTAAAAGAGAAGATGACATAATAACAATTTTTATACCGGATATAATTGGTTATATTCAAGCATCAGGTAGAACTTCAAGGTTATTCCCGGGTGGATTAACAAAAGGCTTATCTTACATTTTAGTAGATGATGATATTCTTTTTGAATCTTTGAAGAAAAAATTAAATTGGATAATTGAAGATATTGAATTTAAAAAAAGTGAAGAAATTAATTTAAAAGAGATTTTAAATGAAATTGATAAAGATAGAGAAAAGATTAAGAAAATAAAAAAGGGGGAGAAAATACAAGAAAAAATTGATTTCAAAACTTCCCTTATCGTTGTAGAATCTCCTAATAAAGCAAGAACAATTGCTTATTTCTTTGGAAAACCTCTTAGAAGAAAAATTGGAGATATAGATGCTTATGAAATCTCAATTGAAAATAAATTTTTAATAATAGTTGCAACAAAAGGGCATATTTTTGATTTAAATAAAGAAGAGGGAATTTTTGGAGTTATTAAAAAAAATGGAGAATTTATTCCAATTTTTGAACCAATAGATGAAGATAGAGTTAAAATAATTGAATCTATAAGAAAATTGGGAATTGAAGTAAATGAAATTTATCTTGCAACAGACCCTGATACCGAGGGTGAAAAAATTAGTTTTGATCTATTTTTAACATTAAATCCTATTAATCCAAATTCAAAAAGAATTGAATTTCATGAAGTCACAAAAAAAGCATTTATAAATTCTATTAATAATATGAGAGAGATAAATTATGATCTTGTTAAATCTCAACTTTTAAGAAGAATTTCAGATCGATGGATTGGTTTTACAATATCTCAATACATTCAAAAAAGATTAAATAATTTAAATTTATCTGCTGGTAGAGTTCAGACACCTGTTTTAGAATGGATAGTTAATAGATTTTTCGAAAGAGAGAAAAAATTATTTGTTGTTAGTTTGGAGTTAGAGGGCGAAAAAATTGAGTTTGAATTTGAAGATAAAAATTTTGGTCAGTGGTTTTTTGTAAATGTTAAGAGAATTAAAATAGTAAAAGAGGGAGAAGAAGTTGAAACAACTTATGTAAGACCTTTAACAACTGATACTCTACTATCTATTTCTTCAAATAAATTAAAATATTCTCCTCAAAAAACAATGGATTTGGCACAAGATCTTTTTGAAGCAGGTCTTATAACTTATCATAGAACTGATAGTACAAGAGTTTCAGATGCTGGTTTAAGAGTTGCTATAGATTATATAAAAGAAAATTTTGGTGAAGAGTATATAAAATTAAGAACCTTCGAGAAAGAGGGTGGAGCACATGAATGTATAAGACCAACAAGAAGCATAGATTCTGAAGAGTTGAAATCTTTCATTTTATACTCAAATATTCAAGGTATAACAGATGAACATATAAAATTATATGACTTAATATTTAGAGAGTTTATTGCATCTCAAATGAGAGAGACAAAAGTTAAGAAAGTTATTATAAAATATATTCCAATATGTGATTCAAAAGAAATGCCAGATCTTGGAAAAAGAGAAAAAAGAGTTTTTGAAATTTTAGAGAATGGATATAACCTTATTTTGCCAATAAAACTTGAAGGTTTTATAGAAGGAGATTTAAAGTTTAAAAATAAAAATTACTATTATAAACCAAAATATCCACCATATACTTATGCAACAATTATTCAAGAAATGAAAGAAAAAGGAATTGGAAGACCATCAACTTATGCTATAACAATAGATAAACTTTTAAAAAGAGGTTACCTTTATGAAAAAGGTGGTTATTTATATCCAACACAACTTGGTATTGAAGTTATAAATCTTATAAAAAAGAGAAAAGATATGTACTCTTTTGTTAAAGAGAGTTTTACAAAAGAACTTGAGGAAGTTATGGATAAAATAGAAAATAAAGAGAGTGATTATAAGTTTGAATTGAATAAACTTTATGAGAATTTAAAAAAAGAAAATTTATTATGA
- a CDS encoding bacterio-opsin activator, which yields MVIEVKEPESEKEDVEQFAGRVFFKCIDLLGGLNKLALFRTLTWLPSLARASFAIVLREEYLKTEDEIAKYVGLTRNSVRNILRAKLNLQPENLEKFLEQEKESAKELKIHVAGSIAKLAYKLVKEGEESQILLEFSRKISQETIYEFDIPWAYLVLKNTKGLKYPINFKNDLIERIGDIKLPNGVEIKEILSKLKYPIKNPSELLHEIKETITS from the coding sequence ATGGTTATAGAAGTAAAAGAACCTGAAAGTGAAAAAGAAGATGTTGAGCAATTTGCAGGAAGAGTGTTTTTTAAATGCATAGACCTTCTCGGGGGTCTAAATAAACTTGCACTTTTTAGAACATTAACTTGGCTTCCTTCTCTTGCAAGAGCATCATTTGCAATTGTTTTAAGAGAAGAATATCTTAAAACAGAGGATGAAATTGCAAAATATGTTGGTTTAACTAGAAATAGCGTTAGAAATATTTTAAGAGCAAAATTAAATCTTCAACCAGAAAATCTTGAAAAATTTCTTGAACAAGAAAAAGAGAGCGCAAAAGAATTAAAAATTCATGTAGCAGGAAGTATTGCAAAACTTGCTTATAAACTTGTAAAAGAAGGTGAAGAATCTCAAATTTTACTTGAATTTTCAAGAAAAATTTCTCAAGAAACTATATATGAATTTGATATACCTTGGGCATATCTTGTTTTAAAAAATACAAAAGGACTAAAATATCCAATAAATTTTAAAAATGATTTAATAGAGAGAATAGGTGATATAAAATTACCAAATGGAGTTGAAATAAAAGAAATTCTTTCAAAATTAAAATATCCAATAAAGAATCCGAGTGAACTTTTACATGAGATAAAAGAAACTATAACTTCATAA
- a CDS encoding NTPase, with protein sequence MKIFITGESGVGKTTLIEEISNELIKNGIKISGFITKEDRREGKRIGFKIVEILSKKEYLFASKLIESKIKFGTYFLHIENLEKILSDSLKKSFDFLIIDEIGKMEFYSNYFKETIFELMKSNKNIIAVLHRNFVDIFKIYGKIFILTRDNKISVKKDILKIII encoded by the coding sequence TTGAAAATATTCATAACAGGTGAAAGTGGAGTAGGAAAAACAACTCTAATTGAAGAAATCTCAAATGAATTAATTAAAAATGGAATAAAAATATCTGGATTTATAACAAAAGAAGACAGAAGAGAAGGAAAAAGAATAGGTTTTAAAATAGTTGAAATTTTATCAAAAAAAGAATATCTTTTTGCATCAAAATTAATAGAAAGCAAAATCAAATTTGGAACCTATTTTCTTCATATTGAAAATTTAGAGAAAATATTAAGTGATTCATTAAAAAAGTCTTTTGATTTTTTAATAATTGATGAAATAGGCAAAATGGAGTTTTATTCAAATTATTTTAAAGAAACTATTTTTGAGTTAATGAAAAGTAATAAAAATATCATAGCTGTTCTTCATAGGAATTTTGTTGATATTTTCAAAATTTATGGGAAAATTTTTATATTAACAAGAGATAATAAAATTTCAGTTAAAAAAGATATTTTGAAAATAATTATTTAA
- a CDS encoding MMPL family transporter, with amino-acid sequence MRAIFRFIVKNRLPIFILFLVLITISLFYFRNVKITYDIFKLLPKDINSIKGMEILNKELSRGANITILLKTDKIEEFEKFIFELKSLPFIESINTIKDYIDTSLPQEFWGDESKSWFKDGYFRIEIILKSSDNYSSQINNLKKILPENALITGSEVISEELKESFKGTTEKYFLIGVILVFIFLIFTFPTILGPFFILFSMLAGVLINIGITAFLKTEVYFLSFTIVSILQLAVTLDYSLFLYHRYIEERKKIEKEKAMEEALLRTFKPVLLSGLTTIAGFYALTFGRLTIFNQAGWILVRGVTISMLSTLLFLPSILVIFDKLATGIEHKTLILTFERLGKFLSRYSFIITFIFVIIFIVSYFGSNKVNLVYDLKNFYPDNLQSMKTLNKVNEIFGEKETLYLITYKNNENFLNLIQKLKNLDGIEEVFHYSTIMDPTIPYEFIPEEMFNKFISDNYEIAIIYSKYKINEPQGGILRKNIEKLINENISGEIYLTGESLLLNDLKMIAIDDQSKTTKLSFIFIIILIFLGFLSFIVPPILILTVKSAIWTNIAYYCFIGLSSPFFIPTMLNTIQLGATIDYSVLVYSRYEEERRKGLIPKDAVSESVKWSSNSIITSLEQ; translated from the coding sequence ATGAGAGCTATTTTTAGATTTATTGTTAAAAATAGATTACCAATCTTCATTTTATTTCTTGTTTTGATAACTATTTCTCTTTTTTATTTCAGAAATGTAAAGATAACATATGATATTTTTAAATTACTTCCCAAAGACATAAATTCAATTAAAGGGATGGAAATTTTAAATAAAGAACTTTCAAGAGGAGCAAATATCACTATTCTTCTCAAAACAGATAAAATAGAAGAGTTTGAGAAATTTATTTTTGAATTAAAATCTCTTCCATTTATTGAATCGATAAATACAATAAAAGATTACATTGATACTTCTTTACCCCAAGAATTTTGGGGAGATGAATCAAAATCTTGGTTTAAAGATGGATATTTTAGAATTGAAATAATACTTAAATCATCAGATAATTATTCATCTCAAATTAATAATTTAAAGAAAATTTTACCAGAGAACGCTTTAATTACAGGGAGTGAAGTTATTTCAGAGGAACTAAAGGAGAGTTTTAAAGGAACAACTGAAAAATATTTTTTAATAGGCGTTATTCTTGTTTTTATCTTTCTTATTTTTACCTTTCCAACAATTTTAGGTCCATTTTTCATACTTTTTTCGATGCTTGCAGGTGTTTTAATTAATATTGGAATTACAGCTTTTTTAAAAACAGAAGTATATTTTCTATCATTCACTATTGTTTCTATTCTTCAACTCGCAGTAACTCTTGATTATTCTTTGTTTCTATACCATAGATACATTGAGGAGAGAAAGAAAATAGAAAAAGAGAAAGCAATGGAAGAAGCTCTTTTAAGAACCTTTAAACCAGTTTTATTAAGTGGATTAACAACAATAGCAGGTTTTTATGCACTTACATTTGGAAGATTAACAATATTTAACCAAGCAGGTTGGATTTTAGTTAGAGGAGTAACTATTTCTATGTTATCAACTCTTTTATTTCTCCCATCAATTTTAGTAATTTTTGATAAATTAGCAACAGGAATAGAACATAAAACTTTAATATTAACTTTTGAAAGACTAGGTAAATTTTTAAGTAGATACTCTTTTATCATTACATTTATATTTGTGATAATTTTTATTGTTTCTTATTTTGGTTCAAACAAAGTAAATCTTGTTTATGACCTTAAAAATTTTTATCCTGATAATTTACAATCAATGAAAACTTTAAATAAAGTTAATGAAATTTTTGGTGAAAAAGAAACTCTTTATCTTATTACATATAAAAATAATGAAAATTTTCTAAATCTTATTCAAAAATTAAAAAATTTAGATGGTATAGAAGAGGTTTTTCACTATTCAACTATTATGGATCCTACTATTCCATATGAATTCATTCCTGAAGAAATGTTTAATAAATTTATATCTGATAATTATGAAATAGCAATAATTTATTCAAAATATAAAATAAATGAACCACAAGGAGGAATTTTAAGAAAAAATATTGAAAAATTAATAAATGAAAATATAAGCGGTGAAATATATTTAACAGGTGAATCACTTTTGTTAAATGATCTCAAAATGATTGCAATAGATGATCAATCAAAAACAACAAAACTTTCATTTATTTTTATAATAATTTTAATTTTCTTAGGATTTTTATCTTTCATTGTACCACCAATTTTAATACTGACTGTAAAAAGTGCGATTTGGACAAATATTGCATATTATTGTTTTATAGGATTATCATCACCATTCTTTATACCAACAATGTTAAATACAATTCAGCTTGGTGCAACAATTGATTATTCAGTTTTAGTTTATTCAAGATATGAAGAAGAAAGAAGAAAAGGTTTGATACCTAAAGATGCAGTTTCAGAAAGTGTTAAATGGAGTTCAAATTCAATTATTACAAGTCTGGAACAATGA
- a CDS encoding endonuclease V, protein MRKEEIIEKFLIEEEKLKKKLKIKKIEKLPQIIVFLDSSYFDDKIISSFLFYDFINKKTIKKKYLINKVNFPYIPTFLSLREGKFYINGLKNEKFDMIVVDGQGITHPRGIGIATYLGIKLNKPSIGIAKNLLYGNYDKLGNKKGDISFIKDKNNFTLGFALRTRENTKPIFVSIGNLIDIEDVLFILKNLETKTRIPEPLREVDLYSKEIRRKLIENIHNR, encoded by the coding sequence ATGAGGAAAGAAGAAATTATTGAAAAATTTTTAATTGAAGAAGAAAAATTAAAGAAAAAGTTGAAAATTAAAAAAATTGAAAAATTACCTCAAATAATTGTTTTTCTTGATTCATCATATTTTGATGACAAAATAATTTCTTCCTTTTTATTTTATGATTTTATAAATAAAAAAACTATTAAGAAAAAATATTTAATTAATAAAGTTAATTTTCCATATATTCCTACTTTTCTATCATTAAGGGAGGGAAAGTTTTATATAAATGGGTTAAAGAATGAAAAATTTGATATGATTGTAGTTGATGGTCAAGGCATTACCCATCCAAGGGGAATAGGTATAGCAACATATTTAGGCATTAAATTAAATAAACCATCAATTGGAATTGCAAAAAATCTTCTTTATGGAAATTATGATAAATTGGGAAACAAAAAGGGAGATATAAGTTTTATAAAAGATAAAAATAATTTTACTCTTGGATTTGCATTAAGAACAAGAGAGAATACAAAACCAATTTTTGTGTCAATTGGAAATTTAATAGATATTGAGGATGTTTTATTTATTTTAAAAAATCTTGAAACAAAAACAAGAATTCCTGAACCATTAAGAGAAGTTGATTTATATTCTAAAGAGATAAGGAGAAAACTCATTGAAAATATTCATAACAGGTGA
- a CDS encoding MBL fold metallo-hydrolase has translation MDYIVEEIGKEFYLIRSPEKELHRNIYLKRFISNNKKERVNMIFDPGTPLDYESLFKILKDLIGGVQNVNLIFLSHQDPDVSSNLKALLTANPNALILGSIDTFRLVSMYGISERNFKGVEMFKRDVVKISRTGHIIQFVPAYFCHFRGAMMAYDFESRVLFSGDFLAGTNTKKNNGIYATKDSFEGISIFHQIYMPSKKALLLTIDRIGLLNPLPEVIAPQHGDVVKGELIFDFLTRLTKLEVGLDLISWTQSEKDNLIDAINQFLNSLNNIDKDIFEKLLMKLKRVGEFTQVFTFKDKIVEDIKLTPQDSIDYIVRNLYEIENGAPYVSLLVNSLTNHGLIDKLPKLKIETRELESPLE, from the coding sequence ATGGATTATATAGTTGAAGAAATTGGGAAGGAATTTTATTTGATAAGATCTCCAGAAAAAGAGTTACATAGAAATATTTATTTAAAGAGGTTTATTAGTAATAATAAAAAAGAAAGAGTAAATATGATTTTTGATCCTGGTACTCCACTCGATTATGAATCTCTTTTCAAAATTTTAAAAGATTTAATTGGTGGTGTTCAAAATGTAAATTTAATATTTTTAAGTCATCAAGATCCTGATGTTTCTTCTAATTTAAAGGCACTTCTTACTGCAAACCCTAATGCATTAATTTTAGGCTCGATTGATACTTTTCGTCTTGTTTCAATGTATGGAATATCTGAAAGAAATTTTAAAGGAGTAGAAATGTTCAAAAGAGATGTAGTTAAAATTTCAAGAACAGGCCACATTATTCAATTTGTTCCAGCATATTTTTGTCATTTTAGAGGGGCTATGATGGCTTATGATTTTGAAAGTAGAGTTCTATTTAGTGGCGATTTTCTTGCAGGAACAAATACAAAAAAGAATAATGGAATTTATGCCACAAAAGATTCTTTTGAGGGAATTTCAATTTTTCATCAAATATATATGCCATCTAAAAAAGCACTCCTTCTTACAATTGATAGAATTGGATTATTAAATCCTTTACCAGAGGTTATTGCTCCTCAACATGGAGATGTAGTTAAGGGGGAATTGATTTTTGATTTTTTAACAAGATTAACGAAACTTGAAGTTGGACTTGATCTTATAAGTTGGACTCAAAGCGAAAAAGATAATTTAATAGATGCAATAAATCAATTTTTGAATTCTTTAAATAATATTGATAAAGATATTTTTGAAAAACTTTTGATGAAATTAAAACGAGTTGGTGAATTTACTCAAGTTTTTACATTTAAGGATAAAATTGTTGAAGACATAAAATTAACACCTCAAGATTCAATTGATTATATTGTTAGAAATTTGTATGAAATAGAAAATGGAGCTCCATATGTTTCTCTTTTGGTTAATTCATTAACAAATCATGGTTTAATTGATAAATTACCAAAATTAAAAATAGAGACAAGAGAGTTAGAGTCACCTCTTGAGTAA
- a CDS encoding flippase-like domain-containing protein: protein MRNFKKNLIIALILSLGVIIFIFIISFFKEGGEIFKVKLDFRFILISSLILISIWIFEVLRLKIIFNFQNIKLSFFYLLYTHLVSYFFSTITPMGIGGFAAKVYLISKKRNFEIGNIVSIFTFLYLFNMFIYLVFSFILLFFIKNFSLNFKFGTRLIFFFVIFIFLLSFLIFLIIIKPELFRRLSHKILNLFKKLNMEKRKRIEKIIDENYFRFIEGMRSIRYLKFKLIPIAILTFLSFIFLNSLSFFLINSLKVKISFYNSFLLQFIYHFFAGWSITPGGSGISEALYSALFVTQIGLSKILPLTILFKLFTFYIYILIGGILTFRELKSFLEINKIYEERRNY from the coding sequence ATGAGAAATTTTAAGAAAAATCTTATTATTGCACTAATTTTAAGTTTAGGTGTAATTATTTTTATATTTATAATTTCCTTTTTTAAAGAAGGTGGGGAAATTTTTAAGGTCAAATTAGACTTTAGATTTATTTTAATATCTTCATTAATATTAATTTCGATATGGATTTTTGAGGTTTTAAGGTTAAAAATAATATTTAATTTTCAAAATATTAAACTTTCATTTTTTTATTTATTATATACTCATCTTGTTTCATATTTCTTTTCAACAATAACTCCAATGGGAATTGGAGGATTTGCTGCAAAAGTATATTTAATTTCAAAAAAAAGAAATTTCGAGATAGGAAATATAGTGAGTATTTTTACATTTTTATATCTTTTCAATATGTTTATTTATCTTGTTTTCTCATTTATACTGCTTTTTTTTATTAAAAATTTTTCATTAAATTTTAAATTTGGCACAAGACTCATTTTTTTCTTTGTAATATTTATTTTTCTTTTATCTTTTTTAATTTTTTTAATAATAATAAAACCAGAATTATTTAGAAGGTTAAGTCATAAAATATTAAATCTTTTTAAAAAATTAAATATGGAAAAGAGAAAAAGAATAGAAAAAATAATAGATGAAAATTATTTTAGATTTATTGAAGGTATGAGAAGTATAAGATATCTTAAATTCAAATTAATTCCTATTGCCATTTTAACATTTTTATCATTTATTTTTTTAAATTCACTTTCATTTTTTTTAATTAATTCTTTAAAAGTTAAAATTTCTTTTTATAACTCATTTCTTTTACAATTTATTTATCACTTTTTTGCTGGCTGGTCTATAACTCCTGGAGGAAGTGGGATAAGCGAAGCGCTTTATTCAGCTTTGTTTGTGACTCAAATTGGTTTATCAAAAATTTTACCTCTTACTATACTTTTCAAATTATTCACATTTTATATCTATATTTTAATAGGTGGCATATTAACATTTAGGGAATTAAAATCTTTTCTTGAAATTAATAAAATTTATGAGGAAAGAAGAAATTATTGA